The Acidihalobacter prosperus genomic sequence GATGCGCTCTGGCGACCTCATTGGGGCACACGCCCCGAATGGTCTGCTTTCGCAGTTGCTCGTCGATATGCCCGCCGGGTATCGGCTCTATCATCCCGGCGGATCCGATCGTGTACACACATGGGCCAATCTGCCCGACGTCGCAAACGCGACCGGCCGGCTACTCGACCACGATAGCGCCTTGCCCACCTACGCAGCATTCGACTTTCCGGGATATCGACTCAGCTTCGCTGATTTGGCTGACACCGTACGCCGTGCCAGTGGTCGGCCGGTAAAACTTCTCCCCTTCGGCGTGAATACGACGCATCCGTTTGCGGGCTTTGCCCTGCATCTTCGCGCGTTGCGCCGTGCGTATCCCGGTGACGCGGCGACCCTGCCGCCGCTAGACGGCGAGCAGCTACGCGTAACCCTCGGCGGCTCGTTACCGTTCACGCAGCTGCCTGCGGCCCTGATCGCGGCCGGCCTGGTCGACAGCGTCGACCAGCGAGAACTGCATTGGTCCTACGTGGAGTCGCCATGACATCGGCGCACGTATTGATCCCATGCTTCGCGGACACGCGGCGAGTGTCCGAGCCGGCACGCCGATATGGAAATGGCGCGCAATGCGTTCTCCCACAGACCGGCAACCGCACGCGTTTCCTGTTAGGCTCCGCCAGCGAAAGACGGCGCGACGAGATTGAACATCACGCGACCCGCCCGAGCGAACCACCCTCACTCAAGAGCTGCCCCATGACCCGCGATACGAACACGGCCCACCCACGGCCGGAACCCGCCGATGCGGTCGCCCAGACGCGCTGCTGGA encodes the following:
- a CDS encoding Rossmann-fold NAD(P)-binding domain-containing protein, encoding MKTALVIDIGHGFGIHMASALLRRGWHVRSLMPRSAIGSAWMSGIEYLTGDPRQAQHLARAADGVEAIVSGSPYLGPHELWPLAMAAADSGATLVLHDNLYARPKMSSSRGLDPTATLDHLIPDVQNPLRSAIEHGSRVILMRSGDLIGAHAPNGLLSQLLVDMPAGYRLYHPGGSDRVHTWANLPDVANATGRLLDHDSALPTYAAFDFPGYRLSFADLADTVRRASGRPVKLLPFGVNTTHPFAGFALHLRALRRAYPGDAATLPPLDGEQLRVTLGGSLPFTQLPAALIAAGLVDSVDQRELHWSYVESP